A stretch of the Ptiloglossa arizonensis isolate GNS036 chromosome 1, iyPtiAriz1_principal, whole genome shotgun sequence genome encodes the following:
- the LOC143147397 gene encoding uncharacterized protein LOC143147397: MDKVQNKVALITGAAGGIGYTFAEELLQNGAKVVAIVDLSNSPGLKSAAVLEKQFGKGKAVFFPCDITNVQQFEETFKKIVDTFKGVDIVVNNAGIFNDKMWKTTVDLNVTGVVQGSLLAIDHMGKHKGGKGGVVVNIASIIGLSLFPMCPVYCGTKHYVVAFSRCLQDNYHNTGVRVLVLCPGLTRTPLLDTYKTKMLDFISNEQVQRLVVDYPVQPKEHFLVIYLRFVFLFRAARTYIRISLDTISFLFFIDFIYRKNNILNNVEICRTLRFLIEFLNIDYLSVPENVAQALVPLIQKGENEAVWVSENGQPPYDVEFIPVKKQSLYGNSLNTLFGTTNELLVKKYRNDTTIKHIFVTSFVQIISVTGCCSLSADRTFEINITVGGRYKRKSNDKYLENYRHRQCRNSYVFVGIVIHQFTQTRFLFNSPANRRHGPFFHEHWEHKITTYTTMDNIMNKTVLITGAATGLGYTYAEKLLQNKAKTVAILDLSTSPGTTSVATLEKKFGKGKAIFYPCDVTNIPQFEETFKKAVKAMNGVDIVINNAGICNDRKWQQSLNLNLGGVIQGSLLAIDAMGKHKGGKGGVLVNIGSIAGIRVFSDISVYCSTKFGVVAFSRCLQMNYEKTGVEVLVMCPGVTKTGLLSDVESTLFDFVDLEVFRVQFDKLPTQTVENVGAAMINLIQKGKNGSVWVCENEQTPYAVEFPPVTKVELNL, translated from the exons ATGGACAAAGTTCAGAACAAGGTTGCTTTGATCACTGGAGCTGCTGGTGGAATTGGATACACGTTTGCGGAGGAATTGTTGCAAAATGGAGCGAAG GTTGTTGCAATCGTCGACTTGAGCAACTCGCCTGGTCTAAAGTCTGCAGCCGTTTTGGAAAAACAATTTGGAAAAGGAAAAGCGGTTTTCTTTCCATGTGACATCACCAATGTTCAACAATTCGAAG AAACATTCAAGAAGATTGTGGATACATTCAAAGGTGTAGATATTGTTGTTAACAACGCTggtatttttaacgataaaatgtGGAAAACCACCGTCGATCTCAACGTT ACCGGTGTGGTACAAGGGTCGTTACTCGCCATAGACCACATGGGTAAACATAAAGGTGGCAAAGGTGGTGTCGTGGTAAATATTGCCTCGATAATTGGCCTCTCGCTCTTCCCAATGTGTCCAGTGTACTGTGGAACCAAACACTATGTGGTCGCATTCAGTCGATGTTTGCAG GATAATTATCATAATACCGGGGTACGTGTTCTGGTGCTGTGCCCTGGCCTAACGAGGACACCATTGCTCGACACTTACAAAACGAAGATGCTCGACTTCATCAGTAACGAGCAAGTCCAGAGACTGGTCGTGGATTATCCAGTGCAGCC CAAAGAACATTTTCTCGTCATATAtttacgtttcgtttttttatttcgtgCTGCTCGTACATACATTCGAATCTCTCTTGAtacgatttcttttctttttttcatcgattttatttatcgaaaaaacAACATTTTAAACAACGTGGAGATTTGCAG AACTCTTAGATTCCTCATCG aatttttaaatattgattatTTGTCGGT GCCCGAGAACGTAGCACAGGCCCTGGTACCCCTCATTCAGAAAGGCGAGAACGAGGCAGTTTGGGTCAGTGAAAATGGACAACCACCATACGATGTCGAATTCATTCCTGTGAAGAAG CAAAGTTTGTACGGGAACTCTTTGAATACCCTCTTTGGTACAACAAATGAAttactagtgaaaaaatacagaaacgatAC TACTATCAAACACATATTCGTTACATCATTCGTTcaaataatttcagttacagGATGTTGTTCACTTTCTGCAGATAGAACTTTCGag ataa ATATTACCGTGGGGGGGAGATACAAACgtaaatcgaacgataaatatttagaaa ATTACCGTCATCGTCAATGTAGAAACAGTTATGTTTTTGTAGGCATCGTTATACACCAATTTACACAAACACGATTCCTATTTAATTCTCCTGCTAACAGAAGACACGGTCCATTCTTTCACGAACATTGGGAGCATAAAATTACCACATACACG ACCATGGACAACATTATGAACAAGACTGTTTTGATCACCGGTGCTGCCACTGGGCTTGGCTACACATACGCGGAGAAATTACTGCAAAACAAAGCAAAG ACTGTCGCTATCCTCGATCTGAGCACCTCCCCTGGAACAACGTCTGTAGCTactttggaaaagaaatttggaaaaggCAAAGCAATTTTCTACCCATGTGACGTGACCAACATTCCACAATTCGAAG AGACTTTTAAGAAGGCTGTGAAAGCTATGAACGGCGTAGACATCGTCATTAACAACGCTGGCATATGTAACGATAGAAAATGGCAACAAAGTCTCAACTTGAATCTC GGTGGCGTGATCCAAGGATCTCTGCTCGCCATAGACGCCATGGGTAAACACAAAGGTGGAAAAGGTGGTGTACTTGTAAATATTGGATCGATTGCGGGTATAAGAGTGTTCTCTGACATCTCGGTGTACTGTAGCACCAAATTCGGAGTAGTTGCATTCAGTCGCTGTTTACAg ATGAATTACGAAAAGACTGGCGTTGAAGTTCTTGTGATGTGTCCCGGCGTTACGAAGACAGGCTTGCTCTCCGACGTGGAATCCACGCTTTTTGACTTCGTCGACTTGGAAGTATTCCGCGTACAATTCGATAAATTGCCGACGCAGAC AGTCGAGAACGTTGGAGCCGCCATGATCAACCTCATCCAGAAGGGCAAAAATGGATCTGTTTGGGTCTGCGAGAACGAACAAACACCGTACGCTGTCGAGTTCCCACCTGTCACAAAGGTGGAACTCAATCTGTAA
- the LOC143150362 gene encoding 15-hydroxyprostaglandin dehydrogenase [NAD(+)]-like has protein sequence MQIKDKRAILTGAASNLGHTISRELLRNGVTTIAMIDIRETAGMQAMDALNAEFGRNRAIFFRCDVTKNSEFDETFKKAVNALGGLEILINTAGVIDETDFSKAIDVNVTAVIRGTLLGIQQMQKDSGGKGGVIVNISSMAGLYSLSQFPVYSATKHAVVSFSRSFAQPYHYQRTGVRIIVLCPEFTPLTNDLPEEEECFQKYRPQKIDSLAHGLIYAIRCAQNGSIWISENGKPVYEIQMPDSLPQKPEDSASEKH, from the exons ATGCAGATCAAGGACAAGAGAGCGATCTTGACGGGAGCTGCGAGTAACCTGGGACATACCATTAGCAGAGAGCTGCTGCGAAATGGCGTTACT AcaatcgcgatgatcgatattcGGGAGACTGCTGGGATGCAAGCGATGGACGCGCTGAACGCGGAATTTGGTCGCAATCGAGCTATCTTCTTCCGGTGTGACGTCACGAAAAATTCTGAATTCGATG AGACATTCAAGAAGGCTGTGAACGCATTGGGTGGTCTGGAGATTCTAATAAACACTGCCGGCGTGATTGATGAAACCGACTTCTCGAAAGCAATTGACGTGAACGTG ACCGCCGTGATACGCGGAACGCTTCTGGGAATACAACAAATGCAAAAGGACTCCGGCGGCAAGGGTGGCGTTATCGTAAACATTTCGTCTATGGCTGGTCTGTACTCGTTATCGCAGTTTCCAGTGTATTCAGCCACGAAACACGCCGTGGTTAGCTTCAGTCGTTCGTTCGCG CAACCCTATCACTACCAGAGGACAGGGGTGAGGATAATAGTCCTGTGCCCCGAATTTACACCGCTCACGAACGATCTTCCAGAGGAAGAAGAATGTTTCCAGAAATATCGACCACAGAA AATCGACAGCCTCGCTCACGGACTAATTTACGCGATCAGATGCGCTCAAAATGGCAGCATTTGGATCAGCGAAAATGGGAAACCGGTCTACGAGATTCAAATGCCCGACAGTCTGCCGCAGAAACCTGAGGACTCCGCGTCCGAGAAACATTAA
- the LOC143150340 gene encoding 15-hydroxyprostaglandin dehydrogenase [NAD(+)]-like — MEYKNGNNRRRRSSASEKAKEMEAINNIVSGKNILITGGAAGLGHAFLNHFLKHGANKVTIVDIDAVVGKRIETTVEKACGEKKVHFIHADVSNYERMTEAFEEAVRLMNDIDIVVNNAGILDERRWEREIAVNIGGMISTALLAMKYMCRDKLGYGGTLVNVSQQIDIKCTPQLPVYMATKHAIIGLSQSLADPYEYEKTGIRVITLCPGLTETALTVDSPNKLLSRVMKADFVKNLEQFSLQTPYVVAQGLMSILGIGESGSIWVVENGRSPYEVYVPNPRTLRRTYKNNFTVVETKVTTRGRPIREVCDNTRTGLMSCA; from the exons ATGG AATACAAAAACGGGAACAATCGCAGGAGGCGTTCCTCCGCGTCCGAAAAGGCGAAGGAAATGGAGGCGATAAACAATATCGTCTCAGGCAAGAACATCCTGATCACTGGCGGTGCTGCCGGTTTGGGGCAcgcgtttctcaatcattttttGAAACACGGCGCGAAC AAGGTGACTATAGTCGACATCGACGCGGTGGTAGGAAAGAGGATAGAAACGACCGTGGAGAAGGCCTGCGGGGAGAAGAAGGTGCATTTCATTCATGCGGACGTGTCCAACTACGAACGAATGACCG AGGCTTTCGAGGAAGCCGTGAGACTGATGAACGATATCGACATTGTTGTGAACAATGCTGGAATCCTGGACGAACGAAGATGGGAAAGAGAAATAGCGGTGAACATT GGAGGGATGATTTCCACCGCGTTGTTAGCAATGAAATACATGTGCAGAGATAAACTTGGATACGGTGGTACATTGGTGAACGTGAGCCAGCAAATAGACATAAAATGCACACCACAACTTCCGGTTTACATGGCCACCAAACACGCCATCATTGGTCTCTCGCAATCCCTTGCG GATCCTTACGAATACGAGAAGACCGGTATTCGTGTAATAACACTGTGCCCAGGCTTGACAGAGACAGCGTTGACAGTAGACAGTCCGAACAAATTGCTTTCGAGAGTCATGAAGGCGGATTTCGTAAAGAATCTCGAGCAATTCTCGTTACAAAC ACCGTACGTAGTGGCTCAAGGCCTGATGTCGATACTGGGGATCGGAGAATCGGGTAGCATATGGGTCGTCGAAAATGGCCGGAGTCCATACGAAGTTTACGTACCAAATCCTCGCACTTTGCGCCGCACTTACAAGAACAACTTCACGGTAGTTGAGACTAAAGTGACGACGAGAGGTCGTCCGATAAGAGAGGTCTGCGACAACACGCGAACAGGTCTAATGAGCTGTGCTTGA
- the Tral gene encoding LSM14 family protein trailer hitch isoform X1, translated as MSGGMPELGSKISLISKADIRYEGRLFTVDPHECTIALANVRSFGTEDRETQLPVAPQNQVYEYILFRGSDIKDIRVVNNVSSIPNDPAIVQMTVQPSMNQQSYQPQPSYAHPMMGQMGPMTGQYGAPYGMTMGTMGPVMGIPTAPRDHRGPINKQPSELSLGSTGPNAIPISNSLPTVNVNPLPKDQSLEDGVLDLISGSSRSSPTVDQGIQVGHQQQQQQQQQQQQQQQQPQQQQQQHVQGGNIGKLGDKTTNMRTIQPARRDHESHSGNKTGSTVPPYNEGKRDLMKQDGQMQGQGNHAHGGRGNRGGWMNRGNMRGRGRGRGGFRNQPGNTGTKPKNTLKFDNDYDFEQANTEFEELRSQLAKTKIDSGADNEKKDDSGNETGAGEGEPEEESEIVHYDKSKSFFDNISCEAVERSKGRFQRTDWRTERKLNSETFGVASTRRGGFRGRGYYNRGMGGMYRGGGGTGGSGFRGGYRGSRGGNRKPVNQQQPNNSGSQMQRTTNEQSATQSQQNSRVVSF; from the exons ATGAGCGGAGGAATGCCAGAACTGGGCTCGAAGATTAGTTTAATATCGAAGGCGGACATTCGTTATGAGGGCCGACTGTTTACTGTTGATCCTCATGAATGTACGATCGCTTTAGCTAATG TACGTTCTTTCGGAACTGAGGATCGAGAAACACAACTACCAGTGGCACCACAGAATCAAGTgtatgaatatattttattccgtGGTTCAGATATTAAAGATATTCGAGTGGTTAACAATGTTAGTTCTATTCCTAACGATCCAGCCATTGTGCAG ATGACGGTACAACCGTCTATGAATCAACAGTCGTATCAACCACAACCTAGTTATGCTCATCCAATGATGGGCCAGATGGGCCCAATGACTGGGCAATATGGAGCACCTTATGGCATGACAATGGGTACTATGGGGCCAGTAATGGGAATACCAACTGCTCCCAGGGATCATCGTGGTCCAATAAATAAACAGCCAAGTGAGTTGAGCTTGGGCTCTACTGGACCCAATGCCATCCCTATCTCAAACTCACTACCAACGGTCAATGTCAACCCATTACCAAAAGACCAATCTCTGGAAGATG GTGTATTAGATCTTATTAGTGGTAGTTCACGATCCAGTCCAACCGTGGATCAGGGTATTCAGGTAGGCcatcagcaacagcaacaacaacagcagcagcagcagcaacaacaacagcaaccgcagcagcagcaacaacaacacgtGCAAGGTGGTAATATAGGCAAACTTGGAGACAAGACTACAAATATGAGAACCATTCAACCTGCCCGACGTGATCATGAAAG TCACAGTGGTAATAAGACTGGAAGCACTGTACCACCGTATAACGAAGGAAAACGTGATCTAATGAAGCAAGATGGTCAAATGCAAGGTCAAGGTAACCATGCGCACGGTGGTCGAGGGAATCGTGGAGGATGGATGAATCGTGGAAATATGCGGGGCAGAGGGAGAGGTCGCGGTGGTTTTAGAAATCAACCTGGTAATACTGGTACCAAACCGAAGAATACATTGAAATTTGATAACGACTACGATTTTGAACAAGCTAACACTGAATTTGAGGAATTGAG ATCTCAGTTAGCGAAAACAAAGATTGATTCTGGTGCTGATAACGAGAAGAAGGATGATAGTGGTAACGAGACTGGAGCAGGCGAAGGAGAACCCGAGGAAGAGTCGGAGATAGTTCATTACGATAAGTCGAAGTCATTCTTTGATAATATTAGCTGTGAAGCTGTTGAAAGGAGTAAAGG ACGGTTCCAACGCACAGACTGGAGGACAGAGCGCAAATTGAACTCTGAAACATTTGGTGTAGCGTCAACGAGGCGCGGTGGCTTTCGCGGACGTGGTTATTATAATCGTGGAATGGGAGGCATGTATCGAGGTGGTGGTGGTACCGGCGGTTCTGGTTTTCGTGGCGGTTACAGAGGTTCCAGAGGTGGAAACCGTAAACCTGTTAACCAACAACAACCGAATAATTCTGGCAGTCAAATGCAACGTACGACCAACGAACAATCCGCTACTCAATCGCAACAGAATAGTCGCGTTGTTTCTTTTTGA
- the Tral gene encoding LSM14 family protein trailer hitch isoform X2 has product MSGGMPELGSKISLISKADIRYEGRLFTVDPHECTIALANVRSFGTEDRETQLPVAPQNQVYEYILFRGSDIKDIRVVNNVSSIPNDPAIVQMTVQPSMNQQSYQPQPSYAHPMMGQMGPMTGQYGAPYGMTMGTMGPVMGIPTAPRDHRGPINKQPSVLDLISGSSRSSPTVDQGIQVGHQQQQQQQQQQQQQQQQPQQQQQQHVQGGNIGKLGDKTTNMRTIQPARRDHESHSGNKTGSTVPPYNEGKRDLMKQDGQMQGQGNHAHGGRGNRGGWMNRGNMRGRGRGRGGFRNQPGNTGTKPKNTLKFDNDYDFEQANTEFEELRSQLAKTKIDSGADNEKKDDSGNETGAGEGEPEEESEIVHYDKSKSFFDNISCEAVERSKGRFQRTDWRTERKLNSETFGVASTRRGGFRGRGYYNRGMGGMYRGGGGTGGSGFRGGYRGSRGGNRKPVNQQQPNNSGSQMQRTTNEQSATQSQQNSRVVSF; this is encoded by the exons ATGAGCGGAGGAATGCCAGAACTGGGCTCGAAGATTAGTTTAATATCGAAGGCGGACATTCGTTATGAGGGCCGACTGTTTACTGTTGATCCTCATGAATGTACGATCGCTTTAGCTAATG TACGTTCTTTCGGAACTGAGGATCGAGAAACACAACTACCAGTGGCACCACAGAATCAAGTgtatgaatatattttattccgtGGTTCAGATATTAAAGATATTCGAGTGGTTAACAATGTTAGTTCTATTCCTAACGATCCAGCCATTGTGCAG ATGACGGTACAACCGTCTATGAATCAACAGTCGTATCAACCACAACCTAGTTATGCTCATCCAATGATGGGCCAGATGGGCCCAATGACTGGGCAATATGGAGCACCTTATGGCATGACAATGGGTACTATGGGGCCAGTAATGGGAATACCAACTGCTCCCAGGGATCATCGTGGTCCAATAAATAAACAGCCAA GTGTATTAGATCTTATTAGTGGTAGTTCACGATCCAGTCCAACCGTGGATCAGGGTATTCAGGTAGGCcatcagcaacagcaacaacaacagcagcagcagcagcaacaacaacagcaaccgcagcagcagcaacaacaacacgtGCAAGGTGGTAATATAGGCAAACTTGGAGACAAGACTACAAATATGAGAACCATTCAACCTGCCCGACGTGATCATGAAAG TCACAGTGGTAATAAGACTGGAAGCACTGTACCACCGTATAACGAAGGAAAACGTGATCTAATGAAGCAAGATGGTCAAATGCAAGGTCAAGGTAACCATGCGCACGGTGGTCGAGGGAATCGTGGAGGATGGATGAATCGTGGAAATATGCGGGGCAGAGGGAGAGGTCGCGGTGGTTTTAGAAATCAACCTGGTAATACTGGTACCAAACCGAAGAATACATTGAAATTTGATAACGACTACGATTTTGAACAAGCTAACACTGAATTTGAGGAATTGAG ATCTCAGTTAGCGAAAACAAAGATTGATTCTGGTGCTGATAACGAGAAGAAGGATGATAGTGGTAACGAGACTGGAGCAGGCGAAGGAGAACCCGAGGAAGAGTCGGAGATAGTTCATTACGATAAGTCGAAGTCATTCTTTGATAATATTAGCTGTGAAGCTGTTGAAAGGAGTAAAGG ACGGTTCCAACGCACAGACTGGAGGACAGAGCGCAAATTGAACTCTGAAACATTTGGTGTAGCGTCAACGAGGCGCGGTGGCTTTCGCGGACGTGGTTATTATAATCGTGGAATGGGAGGCATGTATCGAGGTGGTGGTGGTACCGGCGGTTCTGGTTTTCGTGGCGGTTACAGAGGTTCCAGAGGTGGAAACCGTAAACCTGTTAACCAACAACAACCGAATAATTCTGGCAGTCAAATGCAACGTACGACCAACGAACAATCCGCTACTCAATCGCAACAGAATAGTCGCGTTGTTTCTTTTTGA
- the Cyt-c1 gene encoding cytochrome c1 isoform X1 has protein sequence MAASLGRFCKSGLLKTNYGTLFSQQVHNFSTTNQWSRGRKVLLTCLGVTVGGIGSLIFALDKSVQASDLGAKLPNYKWDFNGLLSSLDHKSMRRGWEVYKNVCSACHSLKFVAYRQLVNVTHTEAEAKALAEEIEVLDGPNDKGEMFMRPGKLNDYIPSPYPNEEAARAANNGAYPPDLSLMVNARHNGENYVFSLLTGYCDPPAGIAIRDGQYFNPYFPGGVLGMAQVVFDEVLEFEDGTPATASQVAKDITTFLMWTSNSEYDDRQRLGLKAFIILTMLSGLLFYMKKQKWSTIKTTKLLFTPRRRE, from the exons ATGGCGGCTTCGTTGGGTCGGTTTTGTAAATCTGGTCTTTTAAAGACAAATTATGGAACGTTATTTAGTCAG CAGGTACACAATTTTTCTACAACAAaccaatggtctaggggtagaaaagtg TTACTGACTTGTTTGGGAGTAACAGTAGGAGGTATTGGTTCGTTGATTTTTGCCTTGGATAAATCTGTACAAGCTTCTGATTTAGGAGCAAAACTACCAAATTATAAATGGGATTTCAATGGATTACTAAGCTCATTGGACCATAAAAG TATGCGACGAGGCTGGGAGGTATACAAGAATGTATGTTCAGCTTGTCATAGTTTGAAATTTGTGGCTTATCGTCAACTTGTTAATGTCACACACACCGAAGCTGAAGCGAAAGCACTTGCAGAAGAAATTGAG GTACTAGATGGTCCTAATGACAAAGGTGAAATGTTTATGCGTCCTGGTAAATTGAACGATTATATTCCATCCCCATATCCAAATGAAGAAGCTGCTAGGGCAGCTAATAATGGTGCATATCCACCAGATCTATCCCTTATGGTCAATGCAAGGCATAATGGAGAG AATTATGTGTTCTCATTGTTAACTGGATATTGTGATCCACCAGCTGGTATTGCAATAAGAGATGGTCAATATTTCAATCCATACTTTCCTGGAGGAGTTCTTGGTATGGCAcag GTCGTCTTTGACGAAGTCCTAGAATTTGAAGACGGTACTCCTGCAACTGCTTCTCAAGTAGCAAAAGATATTACCACATTCCTTATGTGGACATCGAATTCTGAATACGATGATAGGCAGAGATTAGGTCTCAAG GCTTTTATTATATTAACAATGCTCTCAGGTTTACTATTTTACATGAAGAAACAAAAGTGGTCAACTATAAAAAC
- the Cyt-c1 gene encoding cytochrome c1 isoform X2, which translates to MAASLGRFCKSGLLKTNYGTLFSQVHNFSTTNQWSRGRKVLLTCLGVTVGGIGSLIFALDKSVQASDLGAKLPNYKWDFNGLLSSLDHKSMRRGWEVYKNVCSACHSLKFVAYRQLVNVTHTEAEAKALAEEIEVLDGPNDKGEMFMRPGKLNDYIPSPYPNEEAARAANNGAYPPDLSLMVNARHNGENYVFSLLTGYCDPPAGIAIRDGQYFNPYFPGGVLGMAQVVFDEVLEFEDGTPATASQVAKDITTFLMWTSNSEYDDRQRLGLKAFIILTMLSGLLFYMKKQKWSTIKTTKLLFTPRRRE; encoded by the exons ATGGCGGCTTCGTTGGGTCGGTTTTGTAAATCTGGTCTTTTAAAGACAAATTATGGAACGTTATTTAGTCAG GTACACAATTTTTCTACAACAAaccaatggtctaggggtagaaaagtg TTACTGACTTGTTTGGGAGTAACAGTAGGAGGTATTGGTTCGTTGATTTTTGCCTTGGATAAATCTGTACAAGCTTCTGATTTAGGAGCAAAACTACCAAATTATAAATGGGATTTCAATGGATTACTAAGCTCATTGGACCATAAAAG TATGCGACGAGGCTGGGAGGTATACAAGAATGTATGTTCAGCTTGTCATAGTTTGAAATTTGTGGCTTATCGTCAACTTGTTAATGTCACACACACCGAAGCTGAAGCGAAAGCACTTGCAGAAGAAATTGAG GTACTAGATGGTCCTAATGACAAAGGTGAAATGTTTATGCGTCCTGGTAAATTGAACGATTATATTCCATCCCCATATCCAAATGAAGAAGCTGCTAGGGCAGCTAATAATGGTGCATATCCACCAGATCTATCCCTTATGGTCAATGCAAGGCATAATGGAGAG AATTATGTGTTCTCATTGTTAACTGGATATTGTGATCCACCAGCTGGTATTGCAATAAGAGATGGTCAATATTTCAATCCATACTTTCCTGGAGGAGTTCTTGGTATGGCAcag GTCGTCTTTGACGAAGTCCTAGAATTTGAAGACGGTACTCCTGCAACTGCTTCTCAAGTAGCAAAAGATATTACCACATTCCTTATGTGGACATCGAATTCTGAATACGATGATAGGCAGAGATTAGGTCTCAAG GCTTTTATTATATTAACAATGCTCTCAGGTTTACTATTTTACATGAAGAAACAAAAGTGGTCAACTATAAAAAC